gatgtccctgcattacagggaataaagatttgactatcgtcacagttctccatgaaggatctgggagaaacttcctacatcctagggatgaggatctatagggatagatccaaaaagttgcttggcttatcccagtctacgtacattgatactatgctgaaaatgttcaacatggaaaatttcaagaaaggctatctatcgataggccatgaaatttctctctcgtagagggattgtccgacaacacctcaagagagagagcgtatgggtaggattccatatgcttcggcagtgggatctatcatgtacgccatgacatgtacacgatcatatgtggcatactcactaggggtagtgagtagataccaatctgatccaggagagaatcactggaaggttgttaaaaccatcctgaagtatttaagaaatactaaggaccagtggcttatatatggtgaatcagacttgagacttatagggtttacagactctagttttcagtctgatcgcgatgatagcaagagtgtgtcaggatttatttttatccttaatggtgggtctgtctgctggaagagttccaagcagcacactgtggctgattcagtatgcgaggcggagtatattgctgcatcagatgctgccaaagaagcggtgtggctgagaaaattcatcatcgagcttggagtagcaccctcccttgttggtccagttctgctctactgcgacagctctggagccattgctcaggcgaaggaaccaaaggcacaccagcggacgaagcatattctgcgccgctaccatctcatccgggagattatggatcgaggtgacgtcgaccttcagaagatcgacgggaaggagaacctggccgacccattcactaaagccattgcggtgaaggagttcaacgactacaagtcgaagatgggtattagatactgcaccgataggctttaggccaagtgggagattgttgggaatagtgtcccaaaatcaatcgtcagtctgttgacggttgtgctccttttgtattagtacatgaattataaataaataaaagttattttgatattttttcatcacaaatgtttcatcttctaatgaactcttgtgttgtggtgaagtccttaggactatttagactcgacaaaggaggatttgtcgcttagtccttaaacatgttcgcgaccaaatgatacgttgttaccaaggacgacaatgtttatcgagcataggtcgttgtgtgccatatgggttggttgtcctcataatcaaagagtgtggagacactggtatggcatacaggtgagatgtaatggtacatttgcactgaacgtgaccaactctggagctatttctgctatcaagatttgctccgatgggatatgggtataaatgtcccttcgacctgagaccgccacggtgacttgcaagcaactcactgcacttagacactggactacctgaatttctaattcaatgacggaaggctgctgggtgtagtcaagtacttgacttgtcggtgcgtctgtcaagatgggattgaccactccagtttaggagctgtgtacagtcatgtttcaatttaacaaaatcttggccagggtagtcctagtgaggagtcacaggactaattgagttgagcacgattcggatgatatcatcagggttgacagtttaaccctgagtcgtcctaaacacaggggtcaaaagggatgaattatacggtaaccatattcacgtaggttctgaatgttgtgattgtgattattcgacctatccggtcgtcggataccattgctagatggtcacttcgattagtacaggaattggttcctgtgctaccggcttaggttcgaacctgcggggtcacacacattagtggttcctttctgatcagatggctgattatgagtcttatgtgtctgggactctatgattgagaattaggattctctgatcatgagtttcatacattttgggtaccggggtcaaaattttgaattttaaattttgaatttgaaatttgaactctttgatcagggtttcatatcgatggtctctgatgcctgattgcccatcggatttggactcaatatttatgagaggtttaattagtgatttgatcgctaattaactcaatttgattgagtaattatttttggatcaagtccaattgaattgaattcagtttggattgacccgattaggttaaatgttgacctaatcgctaaggtggtttagtccctgatttgatcaggggttaggtttagttaatttctgatttgattaggattttattgagcctaattaagtctaattaagttagatttaatttattctaattatgattaacctatttagattaggttggctcaattaggttcaaactaccttgacttttctccctgcgccacctcacttcttctgtacatatttaaattcacgagaagcaacttctcgtgaattttctccacgcagaagccatcccacgtccacccttgtgcaccaaatatctggataaaaataagttggttggccattcaaattcaaaagaaagtttgaatttgaatgagcaaccaactaatccatgcaccatggtcttatcttgtgcgccccatattttacacgagaaaatgtttcaaatttgaatttcaaatttaaatgcatgctgttgtatcatatttagatcatagtgtagggttaattaatattaattaatgagattaattaataattccgctgtaaaatagtaattttgaaaaagttttaaaattactattttgcccctgcacaaaattttcgcTACAGAGCCGACCTCCTATAAGGGATCGATCTTCTGAGAATTGTTGCCACATCACCAGCCACATAAATCTAACATGAGACCTCGAAGGGTGTGCACTAGAATATAGCCAACAATCTCTCCCTGATACCACATATTAGGACCGTAGCCCCTAACCAATCTTCTAAAACAAAAAATTTCTGATAAAAAGTGGGGTTTATTAGCTTTTATCTATCAAAGTATAGAATCTTGCATCTATATGTACTGCGGACGGACCTGAGAGGCTTTGCACCAGAGTCGATCCACTTCGAGCTAGATCAATCCTAATTGGAGATAGAGCGATCAATCTTCCTTTAATCCTCCAACCTGGGGACGAACCGATCTCCCCATAAGGGATCAATTTTTCGAGAATTGTTGTCATATCACCAGCCATATAAATCTCACATGAGATCCCGAAGGGTGTGCGCTGGAATATGTCAACatgctatatataaaatttttaatcgacAAAGTTGATTCATAGCTTTTTAATTGCTATATGTGAGTGAAATTCTCTCCTCTATCAGTACATAATTATTTTGACAGCACACGTATCAACTCATATCTAAgctctaataaattttatttttaaagatattaTACCCTTGTCATCTTTTACCCTTAAAATTAAGAATGTTAGTTGATAATTTTCTAGTGCATGAACCAAtaaatattttggttatattgaaAGAGTTTTTTGAAAGAATTCTTTTTATTTATCTACTCCTTTCTGACATCTGGACTGTGCTTTATCTCTTAGCCGTAGTAATGGTGCAGCATGTCTATCGGGAGGTGAATAGTACGATAGATTGGATTGTATCATTTATTGTGGAGCACTCTGAAGACTTAGCTTGACATCAGGACAACAGCATCCCACCGATCCCGTGGGAACTTTTATATTCTGATCTTTTGGACTGCTTTTACACCAAAATGGTGTGATCGCTTGCAtgtaccaaaaaaatttttttattaagaaaaGTTAAAAAGCTTGCCAGAtcacacaattttttttttttttaactccaaGGTATCTATTTGCCAAATTTTGGTACAATTAGATCCTACATTTTACACAATTTTCTTATGATGCATAATAGTAGGATATTTTTGTATGACCAACTGCgtgctattatttttttattagctaTTAAACATAAAAAACTTTAGGAGACATCTCTACTATGATATTCTACTTTATCTTTGCcgtgcttcattttttttttttttgataaaaatattatgcttCATCTTTGAGGATACATTATTTACACATTACATTATATGGGATTTGGATTATATCTTTCACATGAtagaatgattaatttttttttatgatattaatctttagattataatttatataaattttaaaatattattattatttttttttatagtttctaTAGATTTTGAAGCAGTTATTATTATGCAATCCAACTGCCAAGAAGGAGAGTTATTCTTTGCTGCAAAAGAAACAACTCGAAGCCAATTGTATTGCATgcgtttttttatttttggagtaAGATTCCATTGCACGTGTTAAATGCCAGTTTTTATAGCAAGGGAAAGGAGACAAAAGgggcaaataattttttattgatcaaatccacCTGTCATCTTGGATGACTAAAATAGACACGTGGACCGGTTGGATTTGGATATAACCCCTAGACCTGCATTCGCTACCCGTGGCCGTTGATTTGGCAGGGGTCCAACGAAGCCAGCACCACTACGAATCTCAGCCGTTCGATGAACCCGAGACCGTCAGAACGAAGACACCACAATCCGTGGGACCAACGGAAACGGACGGCCACGATCGAGTGGGCACCGGGCGAGCGGGCCTATAGAATGGGCCACGGGGGGCGACCACGCGCCACTTCAAGCGTTCGCCTTGGTCCGAACGCCAAAAGAGCCTCTTCTGCGTTCTCTCACTCTCAGAGGCTCCGGAGGCGGAAAGAAAGCGCGCGAGAGAGAGGGGTCGGAGGAGAAGTGGGGAGAAAGAAGGGTATCCATTCTAGGGCTTCTCTTCGGCGCGGGATTGGCTTCTTTGATCGGTATATTTTGGAAGCATTTCCCGTGTTTGTTTGGTTTTTTCCGATCTTGGCGCCTTCAAGTCGTTCTCCGCTTCCCTCTTTCTCCTTCTACTCGATCTAAGGGTGGTTTTGTGGGGTTAGGGTTTTGATATCTGTGGATTTTACTGCTCGTAGCTTTAGTTTTGGTGCAGAGGGTTGTTACTGGAGGAGAGCTACGGTTAGGGTTTTTTATCTTATCTATTGAGAATCGGGGGAAGAGGTTTGTGTTTTCTGTACGTTGATTTAGGTTTTGGGATTTCGGGTGGAAGCTAGGGTTTTGCTGCTCAATTTTGGGTTTTCTCGGTGAAGAGCAAAACCCAATCTTAGACTTCTGATTGAAGGTGGGCGTGTTGATTGGTCTATGCTAAAGCAGAAAGGCAGAGACCGGGCGACTTATTTTGGTGGGAAATTTGAATCGAGtaccatcaaaataatttatataaatccGCTGATAAGTTTTGAAATTTATACTGTACAGAGGAAAGTTATTGAAGTTTGGAAGAAGGGATTATGTGGCGTGGTggatatataaaaatttgatgtttTAACCCTAGGAGGAAAAAACTgttattttttgtggagtgtatGGCGGTAAAGAATTGAAGCAAAAGTTCTGGTGATTTTGGTGCGCAATGATGGGGAAAACGCAGAGGTTCTCAAAGGGATACTCTTCGGGCTTTGTCCCAGACTACCGGCATGCGGTTGAGACGGTTGGTGAGTCAGATGGGTTTGGTAGCCCAGGCCATGTTGACTCAGAGGACTCTTGTGCTCCAAAAAGGAAGTGTATAAGCTTAAATATGGAAAGGTATGATGGTTTCAATGTCCCATTGCAAGTCATTTCTCTGTCGAAGTTGTCTGTTCCAGAAAGGAAGGAGCTAGAAACTAGATTGAGAGGAGAGCTTGAACAGGTTCGACTATGCCAGAAGAAAATCCTCTCTAATAGCTTGGCAAGTGCTAATGGGGTTGCCGTCGCATCCTCCAGTGATGGGCGTGTGAAGAAACAAGATCTTGTGGGTCAGAATGGTTCGCAATTGAAGCATGGGAACTCTGGAAAGTTTGAATCTACTAAGCAGGGTCCACCTCCTCCTATTAGCAACTCATATGCCATGTTGATGAAACAATGTGAGGCCCTTATGAAGCGCTTGATGGCACACCAGTTTGCATGGGTATTTAATACTCCTGTTGATGTGGTGAAGTTGAATATCCCAGATTATTTCCAAGTTATTAAGCATCCAATGGATTTGGGAACAATTAAGAGTAAGATGGCTTCAGGTGTTTATTCTAGCTTGTGGGATTTTGTCTCAGATGTGAGGCTTACTTTCATGAATGCCATGACCTATAATCCAGCTGGTAAtgatgtacatatcatggcagaTGTCATGAGCAAGTTCTTTGAAACAAGATGGAAACCTATTGAAAAGAAACTGGCTGCAGCtgttaaaagagaaagagaagctgCCAAGCCAGTGTTGCAGCTGAAGAAGAGGAAAGCATCTCCTATTAATCACAATATTGTTATGCCTGAGACTGTCATGCCAATGATGTCAGAGGAGGAGAAGCAGAATCTGGGCAGGCGCTTGGAAACTTTAGGCGAGCTTCCAGTACACATCCTGGATTTTTTGAGGAGGCATACCGGCAGTGCAAATCAAACTAATGAGGATGAGATAGAGATTGACATCGATTCTCTTGGTGATGATAATCTGTTTCAATTACAGAAGCTTCTGGATGATCATTTGCAGAAGAAACAGTCAGGGCAGCGAGAAAAAACTGAGCCTTGTGAAATGGAGGTGGAATTTGATTTTTCAGACCATAAATAAGGTGTTTACCCCATGTATGTAGCTAACTTTACACTAATTTCTCTTGCAGATTTTAAATGGATCCGGACTCAGCAATTCCCCCAGGCATCCTTGCAAAGGTTAACTTCTTGTCCCATTCCAATGCTTTTCTCAATTCTACAGACAGTTGTGAGTTAGATACTTCAAATTTTACAACTGCATCATTATTTCTTGTTTATGTGCAGGCAATGAGCCAGCTGATGAAGATGTGGATATTGGTGGCAATGACCCTCCTATTTCAAGCTATCCTTCAGTGGTGATCGAGAAAGATACAGCACTTAGAAGCAGCAAATGTACTAGTTCAAGCAGTTCCAGTAGCGATTCAGGATCATCTTCTAGTGGTCTGTGCTTGTTTCTaagtctttttttctttcttacttTTTATCTTACCACATTATTCTGTTGCTTAACTCATTACTTTATGGTTTGATTCAGCAGTttcattttgaaattttatttatttttctttgtggCATTTATGCCATATTGATTCTTGTGTATTGATGTATATCTGCAGTGTTAATGTGTTCTATTCTCCATATTTTAAATGGTTATTTGTATTTGATGAAGCTCTACATTATTTTCATTTTCGAGGTTGTTTTATGCTGTTCCTTTGAATATGTCATGCAATTTTCCTTCCAAATGTGTTTTTGAGGGTCGTGAGTCACTTTGTATGGAATATTTATGTTGACAACTCATCCAATGCTCCTTGGTAGCTTTAGCAAATAATATCTATTATAGCACCTGcactttttatgaaaattttctctctcctgatGTCTAGGCTTGAAAACTCATAATGCCAATGCTTCTACTAAATTATGGATTTGTAGTTGCTCACACTAAAAATCCAAGATTTTATTTAGTTGCTTGTCAAGAGCTTGTATTTGGGCAAACTTACACTATGAAATCTGACTTGTTTAAACCAGTTCATTAGACTCCTTATGTGAAAGATCAATCAAACAAAGCTGAAATAAATGAGAAGATTAACTGATTTGATAGTTGATACTTTTATATTAGATTAACCGATTCGatacttttatattttttattggtCTTAATGTCCTTGCTAGCTAGCCTTCTCAAGGTGCATCAATTTTGTATAGAGATGACTGATTAAATTGGTATTGGGCACATATGACTGGATATGGGGTGGTAAGGGGTGGAAGTGGCTGGATAGCTTTGATGATACATGCCTGATTATGTATGAGATCAAGCCAGGCAGCCTTGGTGGATGATTGCTAGGCATCACATCCATGTTGTAATAGATGAGGACAGTTTTAATTTATGTGTAAATTTACATAGTGAACCAATAAGCTGCATATCATGCATTTACGTTGATGGGTGCCTTTTAACATTGCTCATGAATTAGAGGGGCAATCATGTAGATGGGACTGATAAAGGGATACATTACCTATGTAAGTTTGGATTGATTTCAGCAGCTTATGACTGATTCTACTTTAGATTTGATCTGGACTTGTTCATGGGGATAAATTGCTGCAACAATCCTCCAGATTAGGGGGGAAGAAAGCAGAAGTCGGACATTTTAATAATTTGGTGGGAAAGAGGGAAAGGTAGCTTCCATTGCTACAGAGAAGAAGAAACTTACGACATTTTTTGATGTTGCTTTTGCTTTCTAAAGAAGTTTGTTTATGAAGCAATTCTGTGAGAGTACTCTTAAGAGAATATTTTCTTGACTTCTTTAGTGTTTGATAACACAACATGAAAGCACTTGTTGAGCCTGTTGATTTCCAATGAAGTTTGATTTGACTCTACTAATTCTAACTTTGTTGAGATTAAGGTTTAGATTACAAACTTTGAGATGATGCCACAAATCATGCCTTTTGGTCTGGGTTGGTCTAACTTAACTTTTCATACTCCATTTCTAGTTTTGTACATGCAATATGCCTACTCGTAAGAGGCAACTTATTATTTTGTGAAGAAAGTAGGTGATTTATGTAAGCATACGCCATAAACTAATTTTTCTAGTTATTAACAAAAACAGCTTATTGACGGAAGCCTATGTGAGAAGCATGCTTCATTGAGCTTCACCAAACATGTCTTTCTTGGAATACATGCTTTTCTTAGCTTACAAAGTTGTGAAAGTGTATTTTTTAGCCATGTTAAATGTGACATAGTTTTAGTTTCAGGTCTCCAATTATCCTTGTATAAATACCATAGTGGTGCCCCTTATGGACCTTCCTTTTTTGTATTTGTTATCTGGAACTTGTTGAATTACTTGTCTATGTAAGTTGTACTTAtacgagtgctcatatatgcttCATAGATTTTTGAAATTTCCAACATACAATTGAAaaacactaaaataaaaaataaaagattaagcaACTGGAACTAAGTTCTAACTTCTGTGAAGTAAGTCTTCGGTAGTCCACATGCATTAGCCACTTCTGCCATACATTGGCCTACCCTGAAGCTTGATGGCTTGGCTATGTTGGCGTGTAAGTGGTATGTGGTCTGAATGTTCAATCACCATTTGTCTGCATCATTTTTTGTGCAGGTTTGACCACTTTGTCTAAGCTGGTGATGCTTGTGTCTTCATCAGGTGCACGATTGGTCCCTTGCATTGGTCAAGGAGCATGTGTTGTCATAGGCATAATGTTTGACTTTCTTGTTGTTAGGGTTGAGGGTGTCCAATGGGATGTGTGATCTGCACATCTCATGCACATTGCATTTCTTAGAATCTTGATCTGTAAAGAAGCTGCTAGGCATTGATGCTTGACATCCCATGCACATTGCATTTTTAGGCTAGTTTTGCGCATTGTATTCTGTAGAATCTTGATCTGTAAATATTCCACTAGTCATTGGTGCTTGACAATGACTTGCTCATAGTTCATCTAGGCTGGTATGATAGGTGGTTCTTGCTGCTTCATCTTTAGGTTCagcttcttaaaagctcaaatggATTACATATTGCATGTTTCCTCCATAGATGGTTGATCCACAAAGTTTACCTTGGCAAGTGACACAAGCTATGAAAGGGTTTTTACTTATTCAGTCTTTACATCTTCTCCCAATTATAGATTGCACTATGCCTACATCTTCTATTGGGCTTTTTCAATCAGCTCCACCACATATTTGTGGTGCTCTTTGATTGGCCACAACTTATTGTACCATACATTCCCTTGCATAAAGAGTCAGTACAACTGATAATCTAATTGAGGAAGCCTGTTAGGTTCATGATGCAACGGAAAAATGATACTTAGTCTCACATCTTGTTCATCCGTTATGCCTGCCGTGATCATCCCTTGTGATTGACATGTGCAAGGAAAAGTATCTTAAGTTGTGCCTGTTCTGTGGTCATCATGTTTCCAGTCGTGTGCCATGGTTTGGAGCAATTAAATGGGTTTTATCAGTTGTATTGGAATGTGTCGTGCATGCCATGTACCAGTTAAGATGGATACATAATGTGAAGGTGCATGCCTCCTTATCGTGCATGTGTTTGTTTAACACCGTCATACAGTACCTTAATTCCTGATCATATGGATCGACCTCCACCAATTGTCGTCCTCTGGAGTCAGAAACAATGTGTTGATGTGATATGCCTGTAGGGCTCATATTTGGTGTGGGACATGAAACATCTTTCTTGCCATCCAAGGACTTTGTAAGCAGCATATCATTGATATTTTGGCTAAGAAATCGCTGTGCAACTATTTCTGATTAACGTGTTTGGCATGGCAttttgtgcattgtgttagtgtgTTTCATTGGAGGATGATGGCAAATCTGATTTACGTCATTTAGATCCTTGAAGGATGCAAGGGCTTGCTTACCTCCAGTTTGCTAAGTTGCTATTCCACACTTAATTGGTTTTATGCTTCAGATATGCTCACCAGTGGTTATACAGCTGACTTAAATGGTTTACTGAGATATGCATTAGAGGATGATGGTGAATCTGACTTATCATTTTTAGGTCCTTGaaggcttcaaaaacttcttgCTTCTCCATCATATGCATTTCCAGTTAGCTAAGTCTCTATTTTCCACACCTCATTGTTCTTCATGCTTTGGAGCTTCCCATGATGTATTTCCTGATTGATTGATTGTTGAACAAAGTGCCTTTGCTTTAGGATTAGGTGCTTTGGTACCACCTAATAGAGCCTCTTTGTAGAATAGATTAGGTTTATGGAGTtatggatctgatctaaaattattGGGGGTAGGTCACATCAGTAATTATCTTTTGGGGGGGGGGTTTGAGAAGATGGAGAATGCTAATGCTTTAgaggcaagaaaaggaaaagaaggatCCTGATTTTACTATGAAGacgaaaaaattaaattaaatttcaagTTATTGATTTTCCTCGTACAACATCTTAGCACATGGCTTAAGTTGTGGCTACATAAGTCCTACATGATCTATCTTTTGCCGCAGTTTGATACAATGAGAAAGCACTAGAATACAAAAAAAGACTAAATAACTGAAATAATAAGACTATTTCTGTGATCATGCTTCTGAAAATATGCATGCATCATAAAGAAAGGACATAATTGTTGTGTTTTCTCATTAGGTGTTGTAGGTAGCTATGATCAAAGATGAATATTTGAAGGAAGTCTGAAATTAGGAGAGGAGGGAGCAAAGGACGGGGCTTGAGTGGGGAAAATATGGTTTAATGATTGGTTTTAGGTCAGACATCAGACTCAATCATGGTTGTCTGTATGAGTTGATATTGATGCAGTCCAATGTTTTTAGTAGCACTAAATCCTTGGTTCCAACCTGGTTTCAATCAATGAACTGGGAATCAATAGTTAGGAACCTCAAGCAGAGAACGAGAGGTCTTTGGGAAGAAAGAGCCAAGATTGAAAAGATAGCTGTGATGGTTTCCTCTAAAGCACAACTGATAAAATTAAGTAGCAGATCTGTTATTTTCTAGAAAAATTCTATcatgattttattattttaggcTACATGTGTCATATCTGGATTAATCGAATTATAATTCTGAAACCAATCTGGATGTCAATTTAGGTAGTAAATCTAGAATTGTTTTTTGGACAAGGGGCTTTTGTTAGAAATCTGAAATTAGTATTTATAGATTTGATAAGGTCGATCAAACAATTCAATCAAAAAATTGTTGCCATACACAATTTGCAGGCATACTCATTTATAACTCAATTAATAAGACCATATCCAATTCATGGATAGCAATCCACACCACAACCTTGATTGTTCAAATTTGCCTATGTTCATTTGCCACCTTTGACCTATACCTGAATCAACTTCTGTAATGACCTTTTGCCATAGTTTTGTTGCATTTTGACCAATTTATTAGGCAGGGGCGGCATGTATTATTAGGTTCTAATTCCAATCTTAGGAATCAGAAGTTCAATTATTTGCCTTTTTTGTTTGCTTGATATGCAACTTGGATTTGAATTTATGTGGACTAATGGCGATGGGCAAGATTCAGGTATAGTGGAATATTTTGCTTTGATAGGGAGTCAAATGAACCGgatgttattatattttatacaCTTCATCGATTCAATAACAAGGAGGATCTGATTGGTGGCCATGGTCCTGTCTTTGTGATAGATTTAATTGATATACTTCATATTTAGCATATATAGTCTCTGCTAGTTATTTATTTAACAATGTAAATGGGGAGATATTTACTAGAATAATAGAAGGCATATATAATGGGATTAAAGGAACTTATGAGTCACAacaagactttttttttttttttaaaagtttgatgtgcttttttgttttttgaatttattttattgGATTCTTTCTTGGGAGTTCCAACTTTCTTTCTCGCTTGAAATAATTTGATGTTGTTGAGCTTCCAGTTTAGATGGATGGATAGAGTCTTGGGAATTTGCTTTATACAATAGTTTAGATGTAGGAGTACGATGGAACAGATGTGGGTGATCATTGATTTGTAGCCTATAGCCATGATATTAAATGGTCACATAAGGACCTACTTTTTATGTTGGGTATTATACCCTAacaccccccaccccccacctccacaccaaaaagaagaaaaaga
The DNA window shown above is from Elaeis guineensis isolate ETL-2024a chromosome 8, EG11, whole genome shotgun sequence and carries:
- the LOC105049623 gene encoding transcription factor GTE9, encoding MMGKTQRFSKGYSSGFVPDYRHAVETVGESDGFGSPGHVDSEDSCAPKRKCISLNMERYDGFNVPLQVISLSKLSVPERKELETRLRGELEQVRLCQKKILSNSLASANGVAVASSSDGRVKKQDLVGQNGSQLKHGNSGKFESTKQGPPPPISNSYAMLMKQCEALMKRLMAHQFAWVFNTPVDVVKLNIPDYFQVIKHPMDLGTIKSKMASGVYSSLWDFVSDVRLTFMNAMTYNPAGNDVHIMADVMSKFFETRWKPIEKKLAAAVKREREAAKPVLQLKKRKASPINHNIVMPETVMPMMSEEEKQNLGRRLETLGELPVHILDFLRRHTGSANQTNEDEIEIDIDSLGDDNLFQLQKLLDDHLQKKQSGQREKTEPCEMEILNGSGLSNSPRHPCKGNEPADEDVDIGGNDPPISSYPSVVIEKDTALRSSKCTSSSSSSSDSGSSSSDSGSGSSSASDSDEKVASPPKVIKENVRSGAALDQEKSDVLNPLDGNGSTNGLDQPERDAYAIPASVEANSHQEGGNAPSERQVFPQKLYRAALLRSRFADTILKARDKTFDQGEKRDPEILRLEREELERKKREEKARLQAEAKAAEEARKQAAAEAAAEAKHKRELEREAARQALLQIERTVEINESSQFLKDLEMLRTVPAEHVPSSVGETSPVHSQEDIGCFKFGGSNPLEQLGLYMKADDEEEEDGEPSTALANDVEEGEID